DNA sequence from the Myxococcus guangdongensis genome:
CCAGGTGCCCTGGAGGAAAGGGAGCATCACGTTGGCCTTCTCCGTCCAGTCACGCACCTCGACCTCACCTCCGGCTCCGAACAGCACCCCGAGCTTGCGCTTCTCCGGACGCGGACCGCTCCATCCCCTTTCCTGCCAGAGGGTCAACTCCAGATGGTCCGAATGGACCCCTGTGCCCGTGCCATGGGGAACCACCCTCTCGTCGTTCACCTCGACCTGAAGCACGAGCGAGTCCTCCACGCGCGCCAGTCGCCATGCGAAGGACAGGTCCGCCGCGTCCTTCCAGCGCTCGAGCCCCCAGGTGATATGCGCCTGCGTGAAGGCCTGGACGGTGGGAGCCAGGGCGAGCGCGTCCTCGGCGGACGGTCCGAATCTCACGGGATAGGGCTGGCTCCCATCGACGACCACGCCCGCGGTGTCGGCCAGCACCATGTAGCCCGGCTGGGTTCGTGAGAACTCGATCACCGGCACGAACCCACCGCGAACCGCCATCCCGCCCCAGAATCGATAGGACGCGGGCAGCACCTCGACCGAGGACCCATCATCCGCGGCGGAGAGCAGGGTCAGCTTCTTTCCCTGGACCACGATGGAACACAGCGGTCCCCGGACGCGGCCGTCCAGCGTCCAGGTCGCCTCTTCGGGAGGGCCGTCTGGCTCGGGCTTGAACCCGGAGAGCAACAACAAGCACCTCCCATCCCGACAGACATACTCCACCGGCTCGTAGCTCGCGTCCTTGGGGCACACGGCGCGCGCTCTCTCGAGAAGCGCGCCATTCACCGCCCGAGGCTTGGGAGGCTTCGGGTGACTGGACGTGTTCCCGGACCGAGCGCCGACAATCGTCCAACCCGGCGCGTGTCCCGGCACGTCGATGAAGCGATCTCCATCCCTCGACACCTTCAGGACCTGCCTGTCCACACGGAGCGGGTCCAACCCCGTGTCGATGACTTGGAAGCGCGTATCCCGGGTCCAATTGACGACCTCGATATGCTGAGGGTCCACGAACCGCAGGGACCGCGAGGCATGGTCGTCGATGCCTCGACTCGCCCCCAGGAATCGCCCCTCCCGGTCCGACACCATCAACTGCACGTGGGAGCAATACCCGCTGGCACACGCCCCAAGTTCCTCTGTGACAAGCCAGAGACAGAACCGACCTTCGCAGGTGAGACGCTGAACCGAGCCTGTATTCCATCCGGGCTCGTCAGCCTTCTCGACCAGGACCGTGCCTTTCGGAATGGGGAGTTCGATGGGAGTCGCCAGCGCGGCCGTGCCCCCGAGCCCCAGGCAGAGCAACAGGACACGGACACCGGGGTGTCTGGACACGCGCTCCCACATCCCTCGAGTCATCGGCATCCTTGGCGAGATTGCAGACGGCATGCCGCCGCCACGCCCCGGTGAAACCGACGCCAGGGAGCCTACCCAGGCAGAAACGTGGCTCCGGGACCACGCGCAGAGGGCCCGCGGACACACTCGCATCGAACGCGACGCGGAGCGGACCGGCGCTGCCTCACGCGCGCCGCAGCGTCGCGACCAGGGGCAGATGGTCCGAGGGCTCCTGCTCCGAGGGCAGCGGTGTCACGTCATCGATGACCGGCGGCGCCACGGGCCGGGCGTTCAGGGCCCGCGAGTGGAAGATGAAGTCGATGGCCTTGGCTTCCCCATTCGCGTTGCACGTGGGCGCGTGCTGGCCCTGGTAGGCGTCTTCCAGCCCGGCCTCGGTGAACGCGCGAACCAGCGGCTCGCCGGGGCGTGCATTGAAGTCACCACAAGCCACCCACAACGCACCCGGGTCCGCCTGGACGACCTCCTCGAGCAACTCCGAGGTCTGCTGCATCCCCTGGTGCAGCGCCACCGGCCTGTCGGGCCGGTCCCATCTCAGGTGCGTACACGCCACGCGCAAGCGGTCCTGTCCCATCTCGAAGTCGACGACCAGCGCCAGATGCCCCGAGACGCGCCCGTCCTCCAACACGTCCTTGAAGTAATGGGCCCGGTGCCCCACGGAGCGCACGACGCGATGGAACACCGCGCAGCCATCGGGCTTGCCTTGCTGCTTCAACGCGAGCACGCCCGAGTACCCGTGCGGTGACAGGGATTGCTGGAGCGCGTCGAAGGTGGGGGACTCCACCTCCTGGAGACAGACGATGTCCGCGTCCAACGACAGGATGCGGTGGGCGAGGGCCTCCTGCCGCCTTCGTGGCTCGAAGAGGTGCGCGGGCGTGTTCGGGAACCACTCGGGCCGGATGTAGGAATCCGCGAGGATGTTGTACGAGGCCACCCGAAGTTCCCACGCCATCGGCGACTCCTTTTGACGCCACCGCCTCGCGCCGGGTGCAGGTGCCCGGCCCTGGGGACAGGGCCCGCCCGTTATCGCAGGCCATGCCCTTTCAGTCGACGGCGTCGATGGAGAGCATGATGCGCCGCTGCCCCGACTCGAGCGCCGGAGAGCGGTGGACGACGCCGTTCCCCGCGTTCGCCGGCCACGCCTCCCCTTTCAACAGCGCCACATCGAAGCGCTCCAGCCGCTGCACGCGCCCACCCGACCGGAGCACCTCGCCCTTCGGCCCCAGCCCCTCGCGCAGCGCGTCCGCGTTCTCCAGCCACTCGGTGGCGGGCCCCGCATAGGTGCAGAGCAGCCGCACCCCGACCCGGTCCACGTGGAAGCGCGGGCACATCTCCCGCTCCGACGTGGTGAGTCGCACGCCCAGCCATCGGCACTCGAGGAGGTCCGCGTACACCTGACAGAGCTGGCGGAGATCCTCACACCAGGCCTCGCGCTCCTCCACCTCGGGCAACTCCGCGAGCGTCCGTCGGAAGTCCAGGCGCCTTGCGTCCACGCGCTCGACGACGTGGAGCGTGTGTCGGGCACAGACGCGCCCCAACCACCGGCTGAGCTCGGAGCCCAGGCCCCGTCGCCACACGCACAGATTGAGCCCCTCGCGGTAGATCTCCGCGAGCTCCGAGGGCTGCCAGACGAGGACGTGCGAGGCGGACCACGACTCGGGAGGCCGTGAGCTCCACGACGAGGCGGTCTCCATCAGACGCTCCGCTCCTCGGCGGCCGCGTCCTCTTCGCGCACCACCTCCCACGCCGGGAAGGGGTCTTCCAGCTCCGCCCATCCCGAGGGCCCCAACGCGAGCTCCGCGGGCGTCAGCAGACAGGCCTCGAGCTGCCCCAGCACCTCCTCGGGGTCCGCCTCCCGGGTGATGAAGACCAGCTCCTGACGCCGGTCCCCATGCGGCCCCACCATCTCGCGCTCGAGCTCGGCCCGGACCTCGGGTTCCTCCGGCCACTCCTCGCGAGGCACCGCGTCCCACCACAAGCCCGCGGGCTCGAAGCTGCAAGCCCCGCCGGCCTGGGCCCACACCCCCGTGATGTCCATCCGGGTGGCGAGCCAGAAGAAGCCCTTGCTGCGCAGCACGCCCTTCCAGCTCCCATGGATGAAGTCCCAGAAGCGCTGGGGATGCAGCGGGACGCGGCCGCGGAAGACGAAGCTGCGGATGCCGTACGTCTCGGACTCCGGCACATGCTCGCCGCGAAGTTCCTTGAGCCACCCCGGCGCACGACTCGCGCGCTCGAAGTCGAAGCGCCGGGTGTCGAGCACCTCCGCGAGCGGCACCCTGCCCCGCTCCGCCAACACCTGCCGCGCCTCCGGGTTGAGCCTGCGCAGGATTTCGCCCAGCTCCTCCACTTGCGACGCGGAGACCAGGTCCGTCTTGTTCAGCACCAGCACGTCCGCGAACTCCACCTGCTCCACCAGCAGGTCCACCACGGTCCGCTCGTCCTCCTCGGCGACGGCCAGGCCACACTCGGCCAGCCCCTGTGCGCCCTCCCAGTCGCGCAGGAAGTTGAAGGCATCCACCACCGTCACCAGCGTGTCCAGCCTCGCCACGTCGGACAGGCTGCGGCCGGACTCGTCGGCGAAGGTGAAGGTCTCCGCGACCGGCAGCGGCTCGGAGATGCCGGTGGACTCGATGAGCAGGTAGTCGAAGCGCTCCTCACGGGCCAGCCGTCCGACCTCCTCGAGCAGGTCCTCCCGGAGCGTGCAGCAGATGCAGCCGTTGGACAGCTCCACCAGCCTCTCGTCCACGCGGCTGAGCGAGGCGCCACCCTGGACGAGCCGCGCGTCGATGTTCACCTCGCTCATGTCGTTGACGATGACGGCGACGCGCAGGCCCTCACGGTTGTTGAGGATGTGATTGAGCAGGGTCGTCTTCCCCGCGCCGAGGAAGCCGGAGAGGACGGTGGTGGGCAGGCGGCGCTTCACGGCGGGCGCGCTCATGGCTTGCCCTCCACGAACAGCACATGCTTGCGCACGCGCGGGTCGTACTTCTTCAGCTGGAGCTTGTCCTGCGACTTCCGCTTGTTCTTCGTCGTCGTGTAGAAGTAGCCGGTCTTCGCGGTCGAGACGAGATGGACAATCGTCCGGTTGCCCTTGGGCATGATGAATCCATGGAGAAAGAGGAATTGAAAGAGGCGCGCACCAGGGCGCGACGAGGCGCCAGGCGCATGGCCCAGGCCCACGACAGGTGACGGAGTGCCGCGACTCAGCGACCGGGCGGAGAGCCCTTCGGTGCGAGCGCCAGCAACGGAACGCCACAGCCCTCCCCCACGGACTCCCCGAGCAGGAGGAGCTGTCGCGAAGGAGGGAGCGTCAGCAGGAGTCCGGAAGGAAGGAACTCCACCTGACGCGCCTGTGCCCAGGCCAGGGCACACCGCGCATGCGAATCCCCACCCGCCTCGCCATCCGCGAGCGCGACCGCGGACTCGGTCCCCGGGCGCGCGAACGAAGCGAGGAGGCCCTCATCGTCCAGCTCCTCGAAGGCCCGATGCTCGGCACAGTAGCGGTGCGCGTGCTCGCCCGAATGGAGCGCCCCCACCAGCGGCAGCGCCAGCCACAGCACCGCGAGGGTGGCCGCGCAGGCACGCACTGGAATGGACAGGGAGCGGAGCATCGGACGCTTACGTAACTCGATTGCAAAAACCAATCAAGCCCGACGTCCCCCTCCCTACTTGAACTCCGCGGGTGAAAGCCCGTGCCGGCGCAACAGCTCGTAGAAGTCCGTCCGGTTGCGGCTCGCGGTGCGCGCGGCGGCGGCCACGTTGCCCTTCGAGCGGCGGAGCACCTCGGAGAGGTAGCGCCGCTCGAAGCGGTCTCTCGCCTCGCGCAGCGTGGGCAGCTCCCCTTCCGCGCTCAGCCAGTCCTGCTCCTCCTCGCGCGCGGCGTCCGTCGGCGCGCGTGAGGACGTCGGAGGGTCGAACATGCGCGCCACGTGCTCGGAGCGGACGTCGTCCTCGGGCGCCAGCAGCACCAGCGCCTCCATGGCGTTCACCAACTCCCGGACGTTGCCCGGCCAGGCGTGCGTCCGCAGCAGGTCCATCACCTCCGGCGCCAGCCGTGGCATGCGCATGCCGTTGCGCGCGGCGGCCTGCTCCAGGTGCCGCGTGGCGAGAATCGGGATGTCCTCCAGCCGCTCGCGCAGCGGTGGCATCACGATGGGCAACACCGCCAGGCGGTAGTAGAGGTCCTCGCGGAAGCGCTTCTCCTCGACCTCCTCGCGCAAGTCGCGGTTGGTGGCCGCCACCACGCGCACGTCGGCCTCCTCCTCCACCGTGCTGCCCACGCGGGAGAAGCGTCTCTCCTGGAGCACGCGCAAGAGCTTCACCTGCACCCGGAGCGCCGCCTCGCCAATCTCGTCGAGGAACAACGTGCCGCCGCGCGCCGCGCCGAACAACCCCTCGCGCGTCTGTGTGGCCCCGGTGAAGGCGCCCTTCACGTGGCCGAACAGCTCGCTCTCCAAGAGCTCCGGCGGCAGCGCTCCACAGTTGACCGCGACGAACGGCCCGCTCGCGCGCCGCGACAGCGCATGGACCTGCCGCGCCGCCAGCTCCTTGCCCGTGCCGGACTCCCCCAGGATGAGGACCGTGGCCTCGGACGGCGCCACCCGCGCGATGCGATCTCTCACCTCGGCGATGGCGGGGCTCGTGCCCAACAGCCGCTCGGGCGTGGTGCCCGCGACGATGCGACGCAGGTCCGCCAGCTCCCGCCGCAGGTCATTGCGCTCCGTCGCGTGCAGCAGCTTCTGGACCAGCTCGTGGTCCTGGAAGGGCTTGGTGAGGAAGCCGTACGCCCCCCGCTGCATCGCCTCCACGGCCGTCTCGATGGTGCCGTGCGCGGTGAGGATGACCACGGGCAGGTCCGGCGAGCGGGCGCGCATCTGCCCCATCACCTCCAGCCCATCCACCCCCTCCAGCCGGAGGTCGAGCACGACGGCGTCCACCTCCTCCTGCTCGAGCAGCTCCAGGCCCCGGGCCGCCGTGAGCGCGGTGGTGACCTTCATCCCGCGCGCTTCCAGTCTCAACGAGATGAGCTCACACAGCTCCGCGTCGTCGTCCACCACCAACACATGTCCACCGCGGGGGCGCTTCATGCTTCGTACCTCTTGGACTTCGTTTCCGTCGTCGCCGGGACGGGTGTCCCCAACCCCAGCGGGAACACCAGCACGAACCGCGCGCCGGGGTTCGCGTTCTCCAGCACCAACACGTCGCCGCCCAGGGCCCGCATCATCCGCTGCGCCAAGGGCAGCCCCAACCCCAACCCATCCGCGGCGGCGGCGCCCACCGCGCGGGTGAAGAAGGGCTCGAAGACCCGCGGGCGCACGTCGTCGGGCACCCCCGGCCCTTCATCCCGCACCTCGATGCGGGCCCACGTCCCGGGCTGTCCGTCCGGCCCCCGGGGCAGGAGCGTGCGGGTGACGTAGACCGTCTGTCCGGGCGCGGAGACGCGCACACCATTCGTCATCAGGCTCACCAGCGAGCGCTCCACCAGCGCGGCATCCAACGAAGCCGGAGGGGTCGTCCCCTCGGCCTGGAGCACGAGCTTCGTACCGCGTTCCTCCGCCAGCTCGTTGACCTCCTCGACGGCGCGCGCGATGACGTCGTCCAACCGACACCCCTCGTCCCGCCGCACGGCCTTGCCCGCCTGGACCCGCGTCAAATCCAACAGCGCGGTGACCAGTCGGATCTCCCGCTCACACGCCACCTGCGCCAGCGCCACCACGCGCTGCTGCTGCGCCGTCAAGGGGCCCGCGGTGCCGTCCGCGAGCAGACCGATGGCCGTGCGCAGTCGCGCCAGCGGCGTGCGCAAATCATGGGACGCGGAGGCCACGAAGGCGTCCTTGAGCTGGTCGAGTTCCGACAGTCTGCCCCGCATGCGGTCCAGGTCCGCCCACAGCGCGCGAATCTCGCTGGGCCCGGAGACCTCGGGCAGCGGCGCGAAGTTGCCGTCCCCCACCCGGTGCGCCAGCGCGGACAGCTGCCCCAGGGGGCGTGTCACCCCTTGCGCCACCCACCGCGCCACCGCCCACGCGGCCAGCACCGCCAGCGCGCCCAGCAGCAGCCCCACGGCAATCGCCGACGAGCCGATGTCGTGCGCGCGCATCTCGCGCTGACGGATGGCCGAGTGCAGCGCGAGCGTGGTGTTGATCCACGCATCGGTGAGCTGCTCCGCCAGGTGCAACCGCTGGTTGCGCAGCGCCGCGTTCTGCAGTCGCTCGCACGTGTCGCCCTGGAGGATGTGGCTCGCGTAGTTCCTGAACCCCTCGGCCGCGCGCAGGAGCAACGGTTGTGTGGCGGCGCCGTGACGTTTCAGGAGGGCTTCCAGGTGGGTGAGCCGTTGCCCGAGCGTCGCCGCGGCGGCGGGCACCTCTTGAGGACTGTGCTCACAAGCAAACAGGCCTTGCCGAGCGGCGACCTCCACGGCCCAGGCGGCCTGGTGGACGGCCTCCTCCTTGATGACTCCGCCGAGCTGCTCCTCACGCACCTCCGTGAGCAGGGACGTCATCCGGACGATGGCCACCCCCGAGAAGGCAGCCGCGCCCAGGAGCGCGGCGGTCATGAGCGAGTGGGAGATGAGCAGTCGGTGAGCGAGTCGCATGAGGCCGATTCATACGCACGTGAGGGCGCGCTTGTTCCGGAAGTCTCACTACCGAGCTGGCGAGCGTCGCGCAGCATTTTCGAGCGGATGTTCCCCCGTGAATCTTCATGTCGGTTCCGACAGACAGGTGTCGGCCAACAGGTGACGACGAAGCGTCGGCCTTGGCCGACAGGTGAATCAGGATTCAGAGTGGGGAGGCCGTCGGCACGGTCCATGTAAACGGCACCGGCATCATGGTCGAGACTCCTACGCTCAAGACGCCCCGTGGATGGACTGAAGGTCCGAAGCGGTTGTGGACGGACTGGAAGCAGATGGTGTCACGCCGGACGCTCCCGGGTGACGCGAGCGCCGCACTGACAGTGGCGTGTGTCGCGCTTCCTTTGAATCTGGCGCTGGCGGTGGCTTCGGGTCTACCCCCCGAGGTGGGCCTCATCAGTGGCGCTGTCGCCGGCGTCATCGCGGCGATGCTCGGTGGCGGTCGGCTCCAGGTGACGGGCCCCGAGGCCGCGCTCGTGCCCACCGTGCTGCTCATCTCGATGAAGCACGGCGTGGCCGGTGTCATCGTGGCCACGCTCGCTTGCGGCGCGCTCCAGGTGGTGCTCGGTCTGTCCCGCGCGGGCAGGCTCGCGCAGTTCATGCCCGCCGAGGTGACGCGCGGCTTCACCGCGGGCATCGGGTTGTTGCTGCTCGACGGGCAGATTCCCCGGCTGCTCGGCGCGGTGACGGAGGGCACGTCCTCCGCACGAGCGCTGCTCGCCCCCTCGAGCTGGTCCACCTGGTCCGTGCACGGCGCCTCCGTGGTGGTGGGCGTGCTGGTGGTGGCCTGCATGCTCCTCATCCCCAAGCTCCACCGCGCCATTCCGGCGGTGCTGGTGGGTCTGGTGGTCGCCACCGCGGCGTCGGGCCTGGGCGTGTTGTCGGAGGGCCTGGCTCGCGTCGGCGCGCTGCCCACGGGTCTGCCCATGCCCGTGATGCCCTCCTTCGAGGGACTGAGCCTCCAGGCGCTCCTGCCGGACATCCTGGCGCTGACGGTGCTCGCGTCGTTGGGCTCGCTCTTGTCCGCGCGGGCGCTGGACCAGCTGCCGGGGCTGGAGAACCACCGGACGGATGGGGACCAGGAGCTGGTGGCCCAGGGCTTCGCCAACGCGGCGTCGGCGATGTTCGGCGGCATGCCGGTGATGGGCGCCATCGTGCGCTCGTCCGTGTCCGTCCAGGCGGGGGGCCGCACGCGCGCCGCCTCCGTGCTGCACGCGGTGATGCTGCTGGGCGCTTGCATCATCGCCGGCTCGCTGGTCGCGTTGATTCCGATGTCCGCGCTCGCCGCCATCCTGCTCGTCGTCGCCACGCGGTTGTTGGACTTGCGCGGGCTGCGCGCGCTGATGCGGCAGAACGCGGGCAAGGCGGCGGTGTCCGTCGCCACCGCGCTGCTCATCGCCACGGTGGGCTTCCTGCCGGGTCTGGTCGCGGGGGTGATGCTGTCGCTGGCGTGGAGCTTCTTCTCGCGGCCCAAGGCCCACGTGCGCAGCCTGCTGCTTCGCCCGGATGGCCGCCCGCTCTTCCGCCCGCTCGGCTCGGAGGGACAGGACGTCTACGCGCGGCCTCCCGTGCAGCTGCTGCGCGTGCGCGGCGACCTGGATGTCCGCTCCTGCGGCAACGTGAGCGCGGCGCTGCAGGCCCCGCCCTGGCCGGACTTCCTGGTGCTGGACCTCTCCGAGGTGAAGTTCATGGACGCCGCGGGCCTGCGCACGCTGCGCGAGCTGACCGACGCGCTGGCCGTCCGCCGAGGCCGGGTGCTGGTGGCGGGCGCGCGCAACGGCGTCGCCAAGATGATGGAGACGGACGGGACGTGGTCGGACACCAGTCCGCACTCGATGATGGCGACGATGGAGGACGTGCTCGAGCACATCAAGCAGGAGAGCACCCAGATGCCTCCCGCGAAGGTGACGAGCACCTCACGAGCTCCGCAGCCCACGTGAGGCGCGGCGCCACCTGCTGCACCCAGGTGGCGCTCGCGCGATTCGCGCGGGTAAGGTGACTCCCGGGGGACGCTCGCGGCCGTGCCGCCGCCACCGGGAGCACCTCATGAAGCCGCTGTGGCCCGTCGCCCTCGCGTTGCTCGCCCTGTTCCTCCCCTCGCTCGAGGCCCGCGCGCAGTACCTCGACCGCCGAGGCGAGTGGGTGCTCGTCGAGACGGACACGATTCAGTCCACCGAGGACGACCTCGTCCTCGTGTCGCGGGCGAACACGCCCCTGGTGCTCCTCTCGCGGACGCTGGAGGTGAAGGCGGGGGACCTGGTCATCCTCAAGGGCCAGGTGCTCGCGACGGAGAACCGGTTGGATGGCGCCATGGGGCGGGCCACCGTGTGGCTGGCGAAGGGTGGCGCGCGCGTGTCGCCGCTCGCCCACAAGGACCTCAAGCGCTACGGCGGCAACCACCATGGTGGGCTGGAGGTGGATGGCTTCCTGCTGGCCGACCACGACCAGACGCTCCAGCTCGACCTGGGTGCGCGCGCACTGACG
Encoded proteins:
- a CDS encoding DOMON domain-containing protein; translated protein: MDPQHIEVVNWTRDTRFQVIDTGLDPLRVDRQVLKVSRDGDRFIDVPGHAPGWTIVGARSGNTSSHPKPPKPRAVNGALLERARAVCPKDASYEPVEYVCRDGRCLLLLSGFKPEPDGPPEEATWTLDGRVRGPLCSIVVQGKKLTLLSAADDGSSVEVLPASYRFWGGMAVRGGFVPVIEFSRTQPGYMVLADTAGVVVDGSQPYPVRFGPSAEDALALAPTVQAFTQAHITWGLERWKDAADLSFAWRLARVEDSLVLQVEVNDERVVPHGTGTGVHSDHLELTLWQERGWSGPRPEKRKLGVLFGAGGEVEVRDWTEKANVMLPFLQGTWRERPQGYEVTLVLPWADLGLTNPVTRVGFVMAVSDADARGKQETLMEQLGGLNLWSEYPPTILEYSGDFFHSMN
- a CDS encoding endonuclease/exonuclease/phosphatase family protein; this encodes MAWELRVASYNILADSYIRPEWFPNTPAHLFEPRRRQEALAHRILSLDADIVCLQEVESPTFDALQQSLSPHGYSGVLALKQQGKPDGCAVFHRVVRSVGHRAHYFKDVLEDGRVSGHLALVVDFEMGQDRLRVACTHLRWDRPDRPVALHQGMQQTSELLEEVVQADPGALWVACGDFNARPGEPLVRAFTEAGLEDAYQGQHAPTCNANGEAKAIDFIFHSRALNARPVAPPVIDDVTPLPSEQEPSDHLPLVATLRRA
- a CDS encoding DUF1826 domain-containing protein, which codes for METASSWSSRPPESWSASHVLVWQPSELAEIYREGLNLCVWRRGLGSELSRWLGRVCARHTLHVVERVDARRLDFRRTLAELPEVEEREAWCEDLRQLCQVYADLLECRWLGVRLTTSEREMCPRFHVDRVGVRLLCTYAGPATEWLENADALREGLGPKGEVLRSGGRVQRLERFDVALLKGEAWPANAGNGVVHRSPALESGQRRIMLSIDAVD
- the zigA gene encoding zinc metallochaperone GTPase ZigA, with product MSAPAVKRRLPTTVLSGFLGAGKTTLLNHILNNREGLRVAVIVNDMSEVNIDARLVQGGASLSRVDERLVELSNGCICCTLREDLLEEVGRLAREERFDYLLIESTGISEPLPVAETFTFADESGRSLSDVARLDTLVTVVDAFNFLRDWEGAQGLAECGLAVAEEDERTVVDLLVEQVEFADVLVLNKTDLVSASQVEELGEILRRLNPEARQVLAERGRVPLAEVLDTRRFDFERASRAPGWLKELRGEHVPESETYGIRSFVFRGRVPLHPQRFWDFIHGSWKGVLRSKGFFWLATRMDITGVWAQAGGACSFEPAGLWWDAVPREEWPEEPEVRAELEREMVGPHGDRRQELVFITREADPEEVLGQLEACLLTPAELALGPSGWAELEDPFPAWEVVREEDAAAEERSV
- the rpmG gene encoding 50S ribosomal protein L33 codes for the protein MPKGNRTIVHLVSTAKTGYFYTTTKNKRKSQDKLQLKKYDPRVRKHVLFVEGKP
- a CDS encoding sigma-54-dependent transcriptional regulator — encoded protein: MKRPRGGHVLVVDDDAELCELISLRLEARGMKVTTALTAARGLELLEQEEVDAVVLDLRLEGVDGLEVMGQMRARSPDLPVVILTAHGTIETAVEAMQRGAYGFLTKPFQDHELVQKLLHATERNDLRRELADLRRIVAGTTPERLLGTSPAIAEVRDRIARVAPSEATVLILGESGTGKELAARQVHALSRRASGPFVAVNCGALPPELLESELFGHVKGAFTGATQTREGLFGAARGGTLFLDEIGEAALRVQVKLLRVLQERRFSRVGSTVEEEADVRVVAATNRDLREEVEEKRFREDLYYRLAVLPIVMPPLRERLEDIPILATRHLEQAAARNGMRMPRLAPEVMDLLRTHAWPGNVRELVNAMEALVLLAPEDDVRSEHVARMFDPPTSSRAPTDAAREEEQDWLSAEGELPTLREARDRFERRYLSEVLRRSKGNVAAAARTASRNRTDFYELLRRHGLSPAEFK
- a CDS encoding HAMP domain-containing sensor histidine kinase; amino-acid sequence: MRLAHRLLISHSLMTAALLGAAAFSGVAIVRMTSLLTEVREEQLGGVIKEEAVHQAAWAVEVAARQGLFACEHSPQEVPAAAATLGQRLTHLEALLKRHGAATQPLLLRAAEGFRNYASHILQGDTCERLQNAALRNQRLHLAEQLTDAWINTTLALHSAIRQREMRAHDIGSSAIAVGLLLGALAVLAAWAVARWVAQGVTRPLGQLSALAHRVGDGNFAPLPEVSGPSEIRALWADLDRMRGRLSELDQLKDAFVASASHDLRTPLARLRTAIGLLADGTAGPLTAQQQRVVALAQVACEREIRLVTALLDLTRVQAGKAVRRDEGCRLDDVIARAVEEVNELAEERGTKLVLQAEGTTPPASLDAALVERSLVSLMTNGVRVSAPGQTVYVTRTLLPRGPDGQPGTWARIEVRDEGPGVPDDVRPRVFEPFFTRAVGAAAADGLGLGLPLAQRMMRALGGDVLVLENANPGARFVLVFPLGLGTPVPATTETKSKRYEA
- a CDS encoding SulP family inorganic anion transporter, with translation MVETPTLKTPRGWTEGPKRLWTDWKQMVSRRTLPGDASAALTVACVALPLNLALAVASGLPPEVGLISGAVAGVIAAMLGGGRLQVTGPEAALVPTVLLISMKHGVAGVIVATLACGALQVVLGLSRAGRLAQFMPAEVTRGFTAGIGLLLLDGQIPRLLGAVTEGTSSARALLAPSSWSTWSVHGASVVVGVLVVACMLLIPKLHRAIPAVLVGLVVATAASGLGVLSEGLARVGALPTGLPMPVMPSFEGLSLQALLPDILALTVLASLGSLLSARALDQLPGLENHRTDGDQELVAQGFANAASAMFGGMPVMGAIVRSSVSVQAGGRTRAASVLHAVMLLGACIIAGSLVALIPMSALAAILLVVATRLLDLRGLRALMRQNAGKAAVSVATALLIATVGFLPGLVAGVMLSLAWSFFSRPKAHVRSLLLRPDGRPLFRPLGSEGQDVYARPPVQLLRVRGDLDVRSCGNVSAALQAPPWPDFLVLDLSEVKFMDAAGLRTLRELTDALAVRRGRVLVAGARNGVAKMMETDGTWSDTSPHSMMATMEDVLEHIKQESTQMPPAKVTSTSRAPQPT